A section of the Streptomyces sp. NBC_01591 genome encodes:
- a CDS encoding rhomboid family intramembrane serine protease, which yields MEAAVTTCYRHPSYETYVSCTRCERFICPECMREAAVGHHCVECVKEGQRSIRQARTVFGGAVPRSAVPIVTYVLMGLNIAAYLGELVRPGIVDRFAMLGAGLNGPDGGHYVYEAGGFPGFDVIGVVGGEWYRLLTGAFLHLPPGGSSFGSLPFGVLHILFNMYALWNLGRVVEEQLGRARYLALYLLSALGSSVLVYLIAPFDGTVGASGAIFGLGAAFYVINRRLGRDMRAVNRFMAGFLIWMLISAGFASWQGHLGGLLTGGLVTVAYAYAPAKRRTTVQAAAGVVLFAVLVLLVVLKTSALTG from the coding sequence GTGGAGGCCGCGGTCACCACCTGTTATCGCCATCCGTCCTACGAGACGTATGTGAGCTGCACCCGCTGCGAACGCTTCATCTGCCCCGAATGCATGCGCGAGGCCGCCGTCGGCCACCACTGCGTGGAGTGCGTGAAGGAGGGGCAGCGCTCGATCCGGCAGGCGCGCACGGTGTTCGGCGGTGCGGTCCCGCGGAGCGCGGTGCCGATCGTCACGTATGTGCTGATGGGTCTCAACATCGCGGCGTATCTGGGCGAGTTGGTCCGTCCGGGGATCGTCGACCGGTTCGCGATGCTCGGTGCGGGGCTGAACGGCCCGGACGGAGGCCATTACGTCTACGAGGCCGGGGGCTTCCCCGGCTTCGATGTGATCGGTGTGGTGGGCGGTGAGTGGTACCGGCTGCTGACCGGGGCCTTCCTGCATCTCCCGCCGGGCGGATCGTCCTTCGGTTCGCTGCCGTTCGGGGTGCTGCACATCCTCTTCAACATGTACGCACTGTGGAACCTGGGCCGGGTGGTGGAGGAGCAGCTGGGCCGGGCCCGTTATCTCGCGCTGTATCTGCTGTCCGCGCTGGGCAGTTCGGTGCTGGTCTATCTGATCGCGCCGTTCGACGGCACGGTGGGCGCCTCGGGTGCGATCTTCGGTCTCGGGGCGGCGTTCTACGTCATCAACCGGCGTCTGGGCCGCGACATGCGGGCGGTGAACCGGTTCATGGCCGGTTTCCTGATCTGGATGCTGATCTCGGCCGGATTCGCCTCGTGGCAGGGCCACTTGGGCGGGCTCCTGACGGGCGGTCTCGTCACCGTCGCGTACGCCTACGCCCCGGCGAAGCGCCGTACGACGGTCCAGGCCGCCGCGGGTGTGGTGCTGTTCGCCGTGCTGGTGCTGCTGGTGGTGCTCAAGACGTCCGCGCTGACGGGCTGA
- a CDS encoding vWA domain-containing protein, whose translation MAGSPAAAPGPAISLRKIEESAPALVSLYKSASVSLTKHRMSGERAAVYLVLDYSGSMREYYKDGSVQALADRVLGLSAHLDDDGRIPLVLFSTEVDAVTDIALDDHRGRVDAIVAGLGHMGKTSYHLAMDAVIDHYLDSGSTAPALVVFQTDGGPISKHAAERYLCKAAKLPLFWQFIGFGNKRSSQFDFLRKLDELAVPAKRAVDNAGFFHAGLDPRKVPDAELYDRLIAEFPQWLAAARAQGIVK comes from the coding sequence ATGGCCGGCTCGCCCGCCGCCGCACCAGGTCCGGCCATCAGCCTCCGCAAGATCGAGGAGAGCGCGCCCGCGCTGGTCAGCCTCTACAAGAGCGCCTCGGTCTCGTTGACGAAGCACCGTATGAGCGGCGAGCGTGCCGCGGTCTATCTGGTGCTCGACTACTCCGGCTCCATGCGGGAGTACTACAAGGACGGCAGCGTCCAGGCCCTGGCGGACCGGGTGCTGGGGCTCTCGGCCCATCTGGACGACGATGGCCGCATCCCCCTCGTCCTGTTCTCCACGGAGGTCGACGCCGTCACCGACATCGCCCTGGACGACCACCGCGGCCGGGTCGACGCGATCGTGGCCGGCCTCGGGCACATGGGGAAGACCAGCTACCACCTGGCCATGGACGCCGTCATCGACCACTACCTCGACAGCGGCTCCACCGCGCCCGCGCTGGTCGTCTTCCAGACCGACGGCGGCCCGATCAGCAAGCACGCGGCGGAACGCTATCTCTGCAAGGCGGCGAAACTGCCCCTGTTCTGGCAGTTCATCGGCTTCGGCAACAAGCGGAGCAGCCAGTTCGACTTCCTGCGCAAGCTCGACGAACTGGCCGTACCCGCCAAGCGGGCAGTCGACAACGCGGGCTTCTTCCACGCCGGACTCGACCCGCGCAAGGTCCCGGACGCCGAGCTGTACGACCGGCTCATCGCCGAATTCCCGCAGTGGCTGGCCGCGGCCAGGGCCCAGGGGATCGTCAAGTGA
- a CDS encoding glutamate synthase subunit beta, translated as MADPKGFLTTGREVAETRPVGERVKDWNEVYVPGSLLPIISKQAGRCMDCGIPFCHNGCPLGNLIPEWNDYAYREDWSAASERLHATNNFPEFTGRLCPAPCESACVLGINQPAVTIKNVEVSIIDKAWGNGDVTPQPPERLSGKTVAVIGSGPAGLAAAQQLTRAGHTVAVYERADRIGGLLRYGIPEFKMEKSHINRRIEQMRAEGTKFRTETEIGKDIDAAKLRRRYDAVVIAAGATVSRDLPVPGRELNGVHFAMEYLPLANKVQEGDLTVSPITAEGKHVVVIGGGDTGADCVGTAHRQGALSVTQLEIMPRPGEDRNANQPWPTFPMLYKVTSAHEETTYLAQKRKGADPDEGPSCPKAGEEGRVYSVSTTHFEGDEDGNVQALHLVEVEFKDGKPAQKPGTERRIPAQLVTLAMGFTGTDQANGLVQQFALELDERGNVARDAEYATNVDGVFVAGDAGRGQSLIVWAIAEGRSAARGVDRYLTGASALPAPIRPTDRSLMV; from the coding sequence ATGGCTGACCCCAAGGGCTTCCTGACCACCGGGCGCGAGGTCGCCGAGACCCGCCCCGTCGGCGAGCGCGTCAAGGACTGGAACGAGGTCTACGTTCCGGGCTCGCTGCTCCCGATCATCAGCAAGCAGGCCGGCCGCTGCATGGACTGCGGCATCCCGTTCTGCCACAACGGCTGTCCGCTCGGAAACCTCATCCCCGAGTGGAACGACTACGCCTACCGCGAGGACTGGTCGGCCGCGTCCGAGCGCCTGCACGCCACGAACAACTTCCCGGAGTTCACCGGGCGGCTCTGCCCGGCCCCGTGCGAGTCGGCGTGCGTGCTCGGCATCAACCAGCCGGCCGTCACCATCAAGAACGTCGAGGTCTCCATCATCGACAAGGCGTGGGGCAACGGTGACGTCACCCCGCAGCCGCCCGAGCGGCTCTCCGGCAAGACCGTCGCCGTGATCGGCTCGGGTCCGGCCGGTCTCGCCGCCGCCCAGCAGCTGACCCGGGCCGGCCACACCGTCGCCGTCTACGAGCGCGCCGACCGCATCGGAGGCCTTCTCCGGTACGGCATCCCCGAGTTCAAGATGGAGAAGTCGCACATCAACCGCCGCATCGAGCAGATGCGCGCGGAAGGCACCAAGTTCCGCACCGAGACGGAGATCGGCAAGGACATCGACGCCGCCAAGCTCCGCCGCCGGTACGACGCGGTCGTCATCGCCGCGGGTGCCACCGTCTCGCGCGATCTGCCCGTCCCGGGCCGTGAGCTGAACGGCGTGCACTTCGCCATGGAGTACCTGCCGCTGGCCAACAAGGTGCAGGAGGGCGACCTGACGGTCTCCCCGATCACCGCCGAGGGCAAGCACGTCGTCGTGATCGGCGGCGGCGACACCGGCGCCGACTGCGTCGGCACCGCCCACCGCCAGGGCGCGCTCTCCGTCACCCAGCTGGAGATCATGCCCAGGCCGGGCGAGGACCGGAACGCCAACCAGCCCTGGCCGACGTTCCCCATGCTCTACAAGGTCACCTCTGCGCACGAGGAGACCACGTACCTGGCTCAGAAGAGGAAGGGCGCCGATCCGGACGAGGGACCCTCCTGCCCGAAGGCGGGCGAGGAGGGACGGGTCTACTCCGTCTCCACCACCCACTTCGAAGGCGACGAGGACGGCAACGTCCAGGCACTGCACCTGGTCGAGGTGGAGTTCAAGGACGGCAAGCCGGCGCAGAAGCCCGGCACCGAGCGGAGGATCCCCGCACAGCTGGTCACCCTCGCCATGGGCTTCACCGGCACCGACCAGGCCAACGGTCTGGTCCAGCAGTTCGCCCTGGAGCTCGACGAGCGCGGCAACGTCGCGCGCGACGCGGAGTACGCCACCAACGTCGACGGAGTCTTCGTCGCCGGTGACGCCGGCCGCGGCCAGTCCCTCATCGTGTGGGCCATCGCCGAGGGCCGCTCCGCGGCACGCGGGGTGGACCGCTACCTGACCGGAGCCAGCGCCCTGCCGGCCCCGATCCGCCCGACGGACCGTTCACTGATGGTCTGA